A window from Desulfotignum phosphitoxidans DSM 13687 encodes these proteins:
- a CDS encoding NAD(P) transhydrogenase subunit alpha, giving the protein MSNLVLMVGVFVFSFVVGYFLISRVPTLLHTPLMSMTNAISAVTILGVLILFSVPSTRFEQMIGSVALIMVTFNLVGGFTITDRMLRMFKKKQEGNNP; this is encoded by the coding sequence ATGAGCAATCTTGTATTGATGGTCGGGGTATTTGTTTTTTCATTTGTGGTGGGATATTTCCTGATTTCACGGGTGCCCACGCTGTTGCACACCCCGCTGATGTCCATGACCAATGCCATCTCCGCGGTTACCATTCTGGGGGTGTTGATTCTGTTTTCCGTGCCTTCCACAAGGTTTGAACAAATGATTGGTTCCGTGGCTTTGATCATGGTCACGTTCAACCTGGTGGGCGGATTCACCATCACGGACCGGATGCTTCGCATGTTCAAAAAAAAGCAGGAAGGAAATAACCCATGA
- a CDS encoding NAD(P) transhydrogenase subunit alpha, which translates to MMLIGIPKEIMVQENRVAALPETVEKFVKLGFEVMVEPGAGAGVFVTDDQYQSAGAVMGADAKDVYDKSDIILKVKEPLFNEPFNTHEIDMMKKSTILITFLHPATPSNHDGVKKLQEKQITAFTMDGIPRISRAQRMDPLTSMSAITGYKAIIIAAGHFPKFIPMIGTSIGMIKPANILVVGTGVVGLQAIATGKRLGGVVKAVDIRPDARKEAESLGVKVVGFDAPPELVIGRGGYAKALPEEWLEKEHQALAPLVADADIIVLSALVPGEVAQTLITREMVETMKPGSVIVDVSIDQGGNCEMTDPGNERMYNGVYICGIKNIPGSLPVHASWLYANNLYYFVENLFKNKTTEFDMTDEIVKDALVTHKGELHHQGARKAMGLSD; encoded by the coding sequence ATGATGTTAATCGGAATTCCCAAAGAGATCATGGTCCAGGAAAACCGGGTGGCGGCACTCCCGGAAACCGTGGAAAAGTTCGTCAAACTCGGGTTTGAAGTGATGGTGGAACCCGGTGCCGGTGCCGGGGTGTTTGTGACCGATGACCAGTACCAGAGTGCGGGTGCCGTCATGGGTGCGGATGCAAAGGACGTGTATGACAAATCCGATATCATACTCAAGGTGAAAGAACCGCTGTTCAACGAGCCGTTCAATACCCATGAGATCGATATGATGAAGAAAAGCACCATTTTGATCACATTTCTGCATCCAGCCACCCCGTCCAACCACGATGGGGTGAAAAAACTGCAGGAAAAGCAGATCACCGCATTCACCATGGACGGTATTCCCAGGATATCCCGGGCCCAGCGCATGGATCCGTTGACCTCCATGAGTGCCATCACAGGCTACAAAGCCATTATCATTGCGGCCGGGCATTTTCCGAAATTCATTCCCATGATCGGGACTTCCATCGGCATGATTAAGCCGGCCAATATTCTGGTGGTGGGCACCGGTGTGGTGGGGCTCCAGGCCATTGCCACGGGCAAACGCTTAGGCGGCGTGGTCAAGGCGGTGGACATCCGGCCGGACGCCCGAAAAGAAGCGGAAAGTTTAGGGGTCAAGGTGGTGGGATTTGACGCGCCCCCGGAACTGGTCATCGGCAGGGGCGGGTATGCCAAAGCCCTGCCCGAAGAATGGCTGGAAAAAGAGCATCAGGCACTGGCACCCCTGGTGGCGGATGCGGATATCATTGTGTTGAGCGCACTGGTGCCCGGAGAGGTGGCCCAGACGCTCATCACCCGGGAAATGGTGGAAACCATGAAACCCGGGTCCGTGATCGTGGATGTGTCCATCGACCAGGGCGGCAACTGTGAAATGACCGATCCGGGGAACGAGCGGATGTACAACGGCGTCTATATCTGCGGCATCAAAAACATTCCCGGATCTCTGCCGGTACATGCCTCATGGCTGTATGCCAACAACCTGTACTATTTTGTGGAAAACCTGTTTAAAAACAAGACGACCGAATTCGACATGACCGATGAGATTGTCAAAGATGCCTTGGTGACCCATAAAGGCGAACTGCATCATCAGGGTGCCAGAAAAGCCATGGGTCTGTCGGACTGA